A single region of the Pseudomonas solani genome encodes:
- a CDS encoding chemotaxis protein CheW: MSQAVTNPNSANSLTGLLVPLSDRTLLVPNVAVAELIPYRAPQVSAGMPAWFLGQVAWRDLRLPLLSFEAASDGQPQTGAGARVVVLNALGGRGHVKFIALLVQGIPRSLKVDSDLPRAAVPLAPLELDAVQLGNDIARIPDLIALEQMLEDAGII; this comes from the coding sequence ATGAGCCAAGCCGTCACCAACCCGAACAGCGCCAACAGCCTCACCGGCCTGCTGGTGCCGCTGTCCGACCGCACCCTGCTGGTGCCCAACGTGGCGGTGGCCGAGCTGATCCCCTATCGCGCGCCGCAGGTATCGGCGGGCATGCCGGCCTGGTTCCTCGGCCAGGTGGCTTGGCGTGACCTGCGTCTGCCGCTGCTGTCCTTCGAAGCCGCCTCCGACGGCCAGCCCCAGACCGGCGCCGGCGCCCGCGTGGTGGTGCTCAACGCCCTGGGCGGCCGTGGCCACGTCAAGTTCATCGCCCTGCTGGTGCAGGGCATCCCGCGCTCGCTCAAGGTCGACTCAGACCTCCCCCGCGCCGCCGTCCCCCTGGCTCCCCTGGAGCTGGACGCCGTACAACTGGGCAACGACATCGCGCGCATCCCCGACCTCATTGCACTCGAGCAGATGCTCGAGGATGCGGGGATTATCTAG
- a CDS encoding cytochrome b: MQWRNTPNRFGLVSIVLHWGVALVVFGLFGLGLWMVGLDYYSGWYKTAPDIHKGIGILLFLVMLARVLWRFVSPPPPALPNHGQLTRLGSKLGHLALYLGLFAIMVSGYLISTADGRGIAVFGLFEVPATLTSIPDQEDVAGVIHEYLAWGLVIFAGVHALAALKHHFIDRDATLTRMFGRAAK, from the coding sequence ATGCAGTGGCGCAATACTCCCAACCGCTTCGGCCTCGTCAGCATCGTCCTGCACTGGGGTGTTGCCCTGGTCGTCTTCGGCCTGTTCGGGCTGGGGCTGTGGATGGTCGGCCTCGACTACTACAGCGGCTGGTACAAGACCGCCCCTGACATCCACAAAGGCATCGGCATCCTGCTGTTCCTGGTGATGCTCGCCCGTGTGCTCTGGCGCTTCGTCAGCCCGCCGCCGCCGGCCCTGCCCAACCACGGCCAGCTCACCCGCCTGGGCTCCAAACTGGGTCACCTGGCGCTCTACCTGGGCCTGTTCGCCATCATGGTTTCCGGTTACCTGATTTCCACCGCCGACGGTCGCGGCATTGCCGTGTTCGGCCTGTTCGAAGTGCCGGCGACCCTGACCAGCATTCCCGACCAGGAAGACGTCGCCGGCGTCATTCACGAATACCTCGCCTGGGGCCTGGTGATCTTCGCGGGCGTCCATGCGCTCGCTGCGCTCAAACACCACTTCATCGATCGCGACGCCACCCTGACCCGCATGTTCGGGCGCGCCGCCAAATAA
- a CDS encoding DUF3142 domain-containing protein, producing MARALALLLALASLPGIAGERVDAADYDAFWVWSGVRSQAVLAEARTLYILQGQIDGPRQPGDPQARFIAQGMAVPRLSKGEVWVVYRAHTLRWTEPIYATLLAQLERWRRAGNPVVGVQIDFDARTLHLDGYADFLEQLRQRLPRHYRLGITGLLDWGSNGDPAVLNRLGKVLDEVVVQTYQGRHSIPGNARYLPRVAKLQLPYRIGLVQNGEWEPPDYLEDSPWFRGYVVFLLNP from the coding sequence ATCGCCAGGGCACTGGCCCTGCTGCTGGCCCTGGCGAGCCTCCCCGGTATCGCCGGGGAGCGGGTGGATGCTGCCGACTACGACGCCTTCTGGGTCTGGAGCGGCGTGCGCTCCCAGGCGGTGCTGGCGGAGGCGCGCACCCTGTACATCCTCCAGGGCCAGATCGACGGACCGCGCCAGCCCGGTGACCCGCAGGCGCGCTTCATCGCCCAGGGCATGGCAGTGCCGCGCCTGTCCAAGGGTGAAGTCTGGGTGGTCTACCGCGCCCATACCCTGCGCTGGACCGAGCCCATCTACGCCACCTTGCTCGCCCAGCTGGAACGCTGGCGCCGCGCGGGCAACCCGGTGGTCGGCGTGCAGATCGATTTCGATGCCCGCACCCTGCACCTGGACGGCTACGCCGACTTCCTCGAACAACTGCGCCAGCGCCTGCCCCGGCACTACCGCCTCGGCATCACCGGGCTGCTGGACTGGGGCAGCAACGGCGACCCGGCAGTGCTCAACCGCCTGGGCAAGGTGCTCGACGAGGTGGTGGTGCAGACCTACCAGGGGCGTCACAGCATCCCCGGCAACGCCCGCTACCTGCCCCGCGTCGCGAAGCTGCAACTGCCCTACCGCATCGGCCTGGTGCAGAACGGCGAGTGGGAGCCACCGGACTACCTGGAAGACAGCCCCTGGTTTCGTGGCTACGTGGTGTTCCTGCTCAATCCCTGA
- a CDS encoding YceI family protein, which produces MLKKSLAALTLGAALFAGQAMAADYAIDKQGQHAFVNFKISHLGYSWLYGTFKDFDGSFSFDAKAPEASKIKVTLQTASVDTNHAERDKHIKSGDFLNVSKNPTATFESTGVKSTGNGTADVTGNLTLNGVTKPVVVKAKFIGEGDDPWGGYRAGFEGTTTLKLKDFDIQKDLGPASQEVELIISFEGVRK; this is translated from the coding sequence ATGCTGAAGAAATCCCTCGCCGCGCTGACCCTCGGTGCCGCCCTGTTCGCCGGCCAGGCCATGGCCGCCGACTACGCCATCGACAAGCAAGGCCAGCACGCCTTCGTCAACTTCAAGATCAGCCACCTGGGCTACAGCTGGCTGTACGGCACCTTCAAGGACTTCGACGGCTCCTTCAGTTTCGACGCCAAGGCGCCGGAAGCGAGCAAGATCAAGGTCACCCTGCAGACCGCCAGCGTCGACACCAACCACGCCGAACGCGACAAGCACATCAAGAGCGGCGACTTCCTCAATGTGAGCAAGAACCCGACCGCCACCTTCGAGTCCACTGGCGTGAAATCCACCGGCAACGGCACCGCCGACGTAACCGGCAACCTGACCCTGAACGGCGTGACCAAGCCGGTCGTGGTCAAGGCCAAGTTCATCGGTGAAGGCGACGACCCGTGGGGCGGCTACCGCGCCGGCTTCGAAGGCACCACCACCCTGAAGCTGAAGGACTTCGACATCCAGAAGGACCTCGGCCCGGCTTCCCAGGAAGTCGAGCTGATCATCTCCTTCGAGGGTGTGCGCAAGTAA
- a CDS encoding acyl-CoA thioesterase — MNFHTRKWVKPEDLNPNGTLFGGSLLKWIDEEAAIYAIIQLGSQRVVTKLMSEINFVSSARQSDIIELGITATEFGRTSLTMRCEVRNKITRKSILTIDRMVFVNLGEDGKPAPHGKTEISYIRDQFKD, encoded by the coding sequence ATGAATTTTCATACGCGCAAATGGGTCAAGCCCGAGGACCTGAACCCCAACGGCACCCTCTTCGGCGGCAGCCTGCTGAAGTGGATCGACGAGGAGGCGGCGATCTACGCCATCATCCAGCTCGGCAGCCAGCGCGTGGTGACCAAGCTGATGTCGGAGATCAACTTCGTCAGCTCGGCGCGCCAGAGCGACATCATCGAACTGGGCATCACCGCCACCGAATTCGGCCGCACCTCCCTGACCATGCGCTGCGAAGTGCGCAACAAGATCACCCGCAAGAGCATCCTCACCATCGATCGCATGGTCTTCGTCAACCTCGGCGAGGACGGCAAGCCCGCCCCCCACGGCAAGACCGAGATCAGCTACATCCGCGATCAGTTCAAGGATTGA
- a CDS encoding adenosylmethionine--8-amino-7-oxononanoate transaminase, whose translation MGLNADWMKRDLDVLWHPCTQMKDHERLPVVPIRRGEGVWLEDFEGKRYLDAVSSWWVNVFGHANPRINQRIKDQVDQLEHVILAGFSHQPVIELSERLVKLTPAGLDRVFYADNGSSGIEVALKMSYHFWRNQGREGKTRFITLTNSYHGETIAAMSVGDVALFTETYKSLLMDTLKVPSPDCYLRPEGMCWEEHSRTMFAHMERTLAEHHGEVAAVIVEPLIQGAGGMRMYHPVYLKLLREACDRYGVHLIHDEIAVGFGRTGTMFACEQAGIAPDFLCLSKALTGGYLPMAAVLTSEAVYQGFYDDYQTLRAFLHSHTYTGNPLACAAALATLDIFEQDKVIEANRALSVRMAQSTAHLVDHPHVAEVRQTGMVLAIEMVQDKASRAPYPWQERRGLKVFQHALERGALLRPLGNVVYFLPPYVITPEQIDFLAEVASEGIDIATRDSVSVSVASDLHPNHRDPG comes from the coding sequence ATGGGCCTCAACGCCGACTGGATGAAGCGCGACCTCGACGTGCTCTGGCATCCCTGCACCCAGATGAAAGACCACGAACGCCTGCCGGTGGTGCCCATCCGCCGTGGCGAAGGCGTCTGGCTGGAGGATTTCGAAGGCAAGCGCTACCTGGATGCCGTCAGCTCCTGGTGGGTCAACGTCTTCGGCCACGCCAACCCGCGCATCAACCAGCGCATCAAGGACCAGGTCGACCAGCTCGAACACGTGATCCTCGCGGGCTTCAGCCACCAGCCGGTGATCGAACTCTCCGAGCGCCTGGTGAAGCTCACGCCCGCGGGGCTGGACCGCGTGTTCTACGCCGACAACGGCTCCTCGGGCATCGAGGTGGCGCTGAAGATGAGCTACCACTTCTGGCGCAACCAGGGCCGCGAGGGCAAGACGCGCTTCATCACCCTGACCAACAGCTACCACGGCGAGACCATCGCGGCGATGTCGGTGGGCGACGTGGCGCTGTTCACCGAGACCTACAAATCCCTGCTGATGGACACCCTCAAGGTGCCCAGCCCCGACTGCTACCTGCGCCCCGAAGGCATGTGCTGGGAAGAACACTCGCGCACCATGTTCGCCCACATGGAGCGCACCCTCGCCGAGCACCACGGGGAGGTCGCCGCCGTCATCGTCGAGCCGCTGATCCAGGGTGCCGGCGGCATGCGCATGTACCACCCGGTGTACCTCAAGCTGCTGCGCGAGGCCTGCGACCGCTACGGCGTGCACCTGATCCACGACGAGATCGCCGTCGGCTTCGGCCGCACCGGCACGATGTTCGCCTGCGAACAGGCCGGCATCGCACCGGACTTCCTCTGCCTGTCCAAGGCCCTCACCGGCGGCTACCTGCCCATGGCCGCTGTACTCACCAGCGAGGCCGTCTACCAGGGCTTCTACGACGACTACCAGACCCTGCGCGCCTTCCTCCACTCGCACACCTACACCGGCAACCCGCTGGCCTGCGCTGCCGCCCTGGCGACCCTGGACATCTTCGAGCAGGACAAGGTGATCGAGGCCAACCGCGCGCTGTCGGTGCGCATGGCGCAATCCACCGCCCACCTGGTGGATCACCCCCATGTCGCCGAGGTGCGCCAGACCGGCATGGTGCTGGCCATCGAGATGGTCCAGGACAAGGCCAGCCGCGCGCCCTACCCCTGGCAGGAGCGCCGTGGCCTCAAGGTCTTCCAGCACGCCCTGGAACGCGGCGCGCTGCTGCGCCCGCTGGGCAACGTGGTGTACTTCCTGCCGCCCTACGTGATTACCCCGGAGCAGATCGACTTCCTCGCCGAAGTGGCCAGCGAAGGCATCGACATCGCCACCCGCGACTCGGTGAGCGTCAGCGTCGCCAGCGACCTGCATCCCAATCACAGGGATCCGGGTTAG
- the metF gene encoding methylenetetrahydrofolate reductase [NAD(P)H], translating into MSQERRYSFEFFPTKTEAGHEKLLNNARQLAAYKPDFFSCTYGAGGSTRDRTLNTVLQLDGDVKVPTAPHLSCVGDSKADLRSLLEQYQAAGIKRIVALRGDLPSGMGMASGELRHANELVEFIRAETGDHFHIEIAAYPEIHPQARNFEDDLANFARKAKAGANSAITQYFFSADCYFYFVDRVRKLGVDLPIVPGIMPITNYSKLARFSDACGAEIPRWIRKQLEAYGDDLESIQAFGEQVVTEMCERLLQGGAPGLHFYTLNQAEPSLAIWNNLKLPR; encoded by the coding sequence ATGTCTCAAGAACGCCGCTACAGCTTCGAGTTCTTCCCCACCAAGACCGAAGCCGGGCATGAAAAACTGCTGAACAACGCGCGTCAGCTGGCTGCCTACAAGCCGGACTTCTTCTCCTGCACCTACGGTGCCGGCGGCTCGACCCGTGACCGTACCCTCAACACCGTGCTGCAGCTCGATGGCGACGTGAAGGTGCCGACCGCGCCGCACCTCTCCTGCGTCGGCGACAGCAAGGCCGACCTGCGCAGCCTGCTCGAGCAGTACCAGGCCGCCGGCATCAAGCGCATCGTCGCGCTGCGTGGCGACCTGCCGTCGGGCATGGGCATGGCCAGCGGCGAACTGCGCCACGCCAACGAGCTGGTGGAGTTCATCCGCGCCGAGACCGGCGACCACTTCCACATCGAAATCGCCGCCTACCCGGAAATCCATCCGCAGGCGCGCAACTTCGAGGACGACCTGGCCAACTTCGCCCGCAAGGCCAAGGCCGGTGCCAACAGCGCCATCACCCAGTACTTCTTCAGCGCCGACTGCTACTTCTACTTCGTCGACCGCGTACGCAAGCTGGGCGTTGACCTGCCGATCGTCCCGGGCATCATGCCGATCACCAACTACAGCAAGCTGGCACGCTTCTCCGACGCCTGCGGCGCCGAGATCCCGCGCTGGATCCGCAAGCAGTTGGAAGCCTACGGCGACGACCTGGAAAGCATCCAGGCCTTCGGCGAGCAGGTGGTGACCGAGATGTGCGAACGCCTGCTACAGGGCGGCGCCCCGGGTCTGCACTTCTACACCCTGAACCAGGCCGAACCCAGCCTGGCCATCTGGAACAACCTCAAACTGCCACGTTGA
- a CDS encoding 16S rRNA (uracil(1498)-N(3))-methyltransferase, with protein MRLSRFFIDAPLSIGQHELPETQAHYIGRVLRLAVGDAVQLFDGSGQEYLGELVEVGKKNVRVELREAFAGQAESPLRVHLGQGLSRGERMDWAIQKATELGAAEITPIVSERCEVRLKDERADKRLAHWRQVAISACEQCGRSVLPVIHAPVSLADWLKQIDADLKLVLHPVAEPLASHAKPGTLAFLIGPEGGLSDAEVAQAQTAGFHSARLGPRVLRTETAPVVALSVAQQLWGDF; from the coding sequence ATGCGCCTTTCCCGCTTCTTCATCGACGCCCCCCTTTCCATCGGCCAGCACGAGCTGCCGGAAACCCAGGCCCATTACATCGGTCGCGTGCTGCGCCTGGCCGTGGGCGATGCCGTGCAGCTGTTCGACGGCTCCGGCCAGGAGTACCTCGGCGAGCTGGTGGAGGTGGGCAAGAAGAATGTGCGCGTCGAGCTGCGTGAGGCCTTCGCCGGCCAGGCCGAGTCGCCGTTGCGGGTGCACCTGGGCCAGGGGCTGTCGCGGGGCGAGCGCATGGACTGGGCGATCCAGAAAGCCACCGAACTGGGCGCCGCCGAGATCACCCCCATCGTCAGCGAGCGCTGCGAAGTGCGACTGAAGGACGAGCGCGCCGACAAGCGCCTGGCCCACTGGCGCCAGGTGGCGATCAGCGCCTGCGAGCAATGCGGCCGCTCGGTGCTGCCGGTGATCCACGCCCCCGTCAGCCTCGCCGACTGGCTGAAGCAGATCGACGCCGACCTCAAGCTGGTGCTGCACCCGGTGGCCGAACCCCTGGCCAGCCACGCCAAGCCCGGCACCCTGGCCTTCCTCATCGGCCCCGAAGGCGGCCTCAGCGACGCCGAAGTCGCCCAGGCGCAAACCGCCGGCTTCCATTCGGCACGCCTGGGACCCAGGGTGTTGAGGACGGAGACAGCGCCGGTGGTGGCGCTCAGCGTGGCGCAGCAGTTATGGGGTGACTTTTAG
- a CDS encoding substrate-binding periplasmic protein translates to MPASRRLFVLLLFTCLGAFANAGPLRIVTDPWAPYVFVENGQARGLDYDASVEVFKRLGVEVHWDFMPWKRCLIEMENGQADAVLDIFMTEERRPRLHFADEPLSSAEFVLFYDRARPYPFNRLTDLQGLKVGTSPGYWYSDSDFRTSELFTREPAPSHEANLGKLVRDRVDLVVNDRRAGL, encoded by the coding sequence ATGCCAGCATCCCGTCGCCTCTTCGTCCTGTTGCTGTTCACCTGCCTCGGCGCCTTCGCCAACGCGGGGCCGCTGCGCATCGTCACCGATCCCTGGGCGCCCTATGTCTTCGTGGAGAACGGCCAGGCACGCGGCCTGGACTATGACGCCAGCGTCGAGGTGTTCAAGCGCCTGGGCGTGGAGGTGCACTGGGACTTCATGCCCTGGAAGCGCTGCCTGATCGAGATGGAGAACGGCCAGGCCGACGCCGTGCTGGATATCTTCATGACCGAAGAGCGCCGTCCCCGCCTGCATTTCGCCGACGAGCCGCTGTCCAGCGCCGAGTTCGTGCTCTTCTATGACCGCGCCCGCCCCTATCCCTTCAACCGCCTGACCGACCTCCAGGGCCTGAAGGTCGGCACCTCACCGGGCTACTGGTACAGCGACAGCGACTTCCGCACCTCCGAGCTGTTCACCCGCGAGCCGGCGCCGAGTCACGAAGCCAACCTCGGCAAGCTGGTGCGCGACCGCGTCGACCTGGTGGTCAACGACCGCCGCGCCGGGCTGTGA
- the ahcY gene encoding adenosylhomocysteinase, with product MSAVITPADFNDYKVADISLAAWGRRELIIAESEMPALMGLRRKYAASQPLKGAKILGCIHMTIQTGVLIETLTALGAEVRWSSCNIFSTQDQAAAAIAAAGTPVFAWKGETEQEYEWCIEQTILKDGQPWDANMVLDDGGDLTEILHKKYPQMLERIHGVTEETTTGVHRLLDMLKAGTLKVPAINVNDAVTKSKNDNKYGCRHSLNDAIKRGTDHLLSGKQALVIGYGDVGKGSAQSLRQEGMIVKVSEVDPICAMQACMDGFELVSPYKNGLNDGTEASVDAALLGKIDLIVTTTGNVNVCDAGMLKALKKRAVVCNIGHFDNEIDTAFMRKNWAWEEVKPQVHKIHRTGAGSFDPANDDYLILLAEGRLVNLGNATGHPSRIMDGSFANQVLAQIFLFEQKYADLSAEKKAERLTVEVLPKKLDEEVALEMVKGFGGVVTQLTKQQADYIGVTVEGPFKPDSYRY from the coding sequence ATGAGCGCTGTTATCACGCCTGCCGATTTCAACGATTACAAAGTCGCCGACATTTCCCTCGCTGCCTGGGGCCGTCGCGAACTGATCATCGCCGAATCCGAAATGCCCGCCCTGATGGGCCTGCGCCGCAAGTACGCCGCCAGCCAACCGCTGAAAGGCGCGAAGATCCTCGGCTGCATCCACATGACCATCCAGACCGGCGTGCTGATCGAGACGCTGACCGCCCTGGGCGCCGAAGTGCGCTGGTCCTCCTGCAACATCTTCTCCACCCAGGACCAGGCCGCTGCCGCCATCGCCGCCGCCGGTACCCCGGTATTCGCCTGGAAAGGCGAGACCGAGCAGGAGTACGAGTGGTGCATCGAGCAGACCATCCTCAAGGACGGCCAGCCCTGGGACGCCAACATGGTGCTGGACGACGGCGGTGACCTGACCGAGATCCTGCACAAGAAATACCCGCAGATGCTCGAGCGCATCCATGGTGTCACCGAAGAGACCACCACCGGCGTGCACCGCCTGCTGGACATGCTCAAGGCCGGCACCCTGAAAGTCCCGGCGATCAACGTCAACGACGCCGTGACCAAGAGCAAGAACGACAACAAGTACGGCTGCCGTCACAGCCTCAACGACGCCATCAAGCGCGGTACCGACCACCTGCTGTCGGGCAAGCAGGCCCTGGTGATCGGCTACGGCGACGTGGGCAAGGGCTCCGCCCAGTCCCTGCGCCAGGAAGGCATGATCGTCAAGGTGTCCGAAGTCGACCCGATCTGCGCCATGCAGGCCTGCATGGACGGCTTCGAGCTGGTCTCCCCCTACAAGAACGGCCTCAATGACGGCACCGAAGCCAGCGTCGACGCCGCCCTGCTGGGCAAGATCGACCTGATCGTCACCACCACCGGCAACGTCAACGTCTGCGACGCCGGCATGCTCAAGGCCCTGAAGAAGCGCGCCGTGGTCTGCAACATCGGCCACTTCGACAACGAGATCGACACCGCCTTCATGCGCAAGAACTGGGCCTGGGAAGAGGTCAAGCCGCAGGTGCACAAGATCCACCGCACCGGCGCCGGTTCCTTCGACCCGGCCAACGACGACTACCTGATCCTGCTGGCCGAAGGCCGCCTGGTGAACCTGGGCAACGCCACCGGCCACCCCAGCCGCATCATGGACGGCTCCTTCGCCAACCAGGTACTGGCGCAGATCTTCCTGTTCGAGCAGAAGTACGCCGACCTCTCCGCCGAGAAGAAAGCCGAGCGCCTGACCGTCGAAGTACTGCCGAAGAAACTGGACGAGGAAGTGGCCCTGGAAATGGTCAAGGGCTTCGGTGGCGTCGTCACCCAGCTGACCAAGCAGCAGGCCGACTACATCGGCGTCACCGTCGAAGGCCCGTTCAAGCCGGACAGCTATCGCTACTAA
- a CDS encoding DEAD/DEAH box helicase has translation MSFASLGLSEALVGAVEAAGYNQPTPVQQRAIPAVLQGRDLMVAAQTGTGKTGGFALPVLERLFPNGHPDKSHRHGPRQARVLVLTPTRELAAQVHDSFKVYARDLPLASACIFGGVGMNPQVQAMSKGVDVLVACPGRLLDLIGQGSIDLSHVEILVLDEADRMLDMGFIHDVKKVLARLPAKRQNLLFSATFSKDITDLAGKLLHNPERIEVTPPNTTVERIEQRVFRLPANHKRALLAHLITAGAWEQVLVFTRTKHGANRLAEYLDKHGLPAAAIHGNKSQNARTKALADFKANSVRILVATDIAARGLDIDQLPHVVNYELPNVEEDYVHRIGRTGRAGRSGEAISLVAPDEEKLLKAIERLTKQRIPDGDMQGFDASAVEAERPDVRPPQPARQPRADRPKREGATPPAADGEGKPRKSRNRRGKGKGKEGENAQPAAGNNSQPQQARPARPPQPTRDRDPEEFLDDDVDNFGNRADYVSPYPDKTQSRNRRGGQGQGQGQSQGRSQGQGQGAGARGQGQGQGKSRSGGGGAGQGAGNGQRRSGGGQGQGRSNGGQARRDEPRASRGREEPAVQEPRKPQPKIIHKESKGDRFPTAEQLDQLSNSNRPRGEKPALLTRNR, from the coding sequence ATGTCCTTTGCCTCCCTCGGTCTCTCCGAGGCTTTAGTCGGCGCTGTGGAAGCAGCCGGCTATAACCAGCCCACTCCGGTGCAACAGCGGGCCATTCCCGCCGTGTTGCAAGGTCGCGATCTGATGGTTGCGGCACAGACTGGCACTGGCAAGACCGGCGGCTTCGCCCTCCCGGTTCTCGAGCGCCTGTTCCCCAATGGTCACCCGGACAAGTCGCATCGCCATGGCCCACGCCAGGCCCGCGTCCTGGTCCTGACCCCGACCCGCGAGCTCGCCGCCCAGGTCCACGACAGCTTCAAGGTCTATGCCCGTGACCTGCCGCTGGCCAGCGCCTGCATCTTCGGCGGTGTCGGCATGAACCCGCAGGTCCAGGCCATGTCCAAGGGCGTCGACGTCCTGGTCGCCTGCCCCGGTCGCCTGCTGGACCTGATAGGCCAGGGCAGCATCGACCTCTCCCACGTGGAGATCCTGGTACTCGACGAAGCCGACCGCATGCTCGACATGGGCTTCATCCACGATGTGAAGAAGGTCCTCGCCCGACTCCCGGCGAAACGCCAGAACCTGCTGTTCTCGGCGACCTTCTCCAAGGACATCACCGACCTCGCCGGCAAGCTGCTGCACAACCCCGAACGCATCGAAGTGACGCCGCCGAACACCACGGTCGAGCGCATCGAGCAGCGGGTGTTCCGCCTCCCGGCCAACCACAAGCGTGCGCTGCTGGCCCACCTGATCACCGCTGGCGCCTGGGAACAGGTCCTGGTGTTCACCCGCACCAAGCACGGCGCCAACCGCCTCGCCGAATACCTCGACAAGCATGGCCTGCCGGCCGCCGCGATCCACGGCAACAAGAGCCAGAACGCACGCACCAAGGCCCTGGCCGACTTCAAGGCCAACAGCGTGCGCATCCTGGTCGCCACGGACATCGCCGCCCGCGGCCTGGACATCGACCAGTTGCCCCACGTGGTCAACTACGAGCTGCCCAACGTCGAGGAAGACTACGTGCACCGCATCGGCCGTACCGGTCGTGCCGGTCGTAGCGGCGAAGCCATCTCCCTGGTCGCCCCGGACGAAGAGAAGCTGCTCAAGGCCATCGAGCGCCTGACCAAGCAGCGCATTCCCGATGGCGACATGCAGGGCTTCGACGCCTCCGCCGTCGAGGCCGAGCGCCCCGACGTGCGCCCGCCGCAACCGGCGCGCCAGCCGCGTGCCGACCGTCCGAAGCGCGAAGGGGCCACCCCGCCCGCTGCCGACGGCGAAGGCAAGCCGCGCAAGAGCCGCAACCGCCGTGGCAAGGGCAAAGGCAAGGAAGGCGAGAACGCCCAACCGGCCGCCGGCAACAACAGCCAGCCACAGCAGGCGCGTCCGGCACGCCCGCCACAGCCCACGCGTGATCGCGACCCGGAAGAGTTCCTCGACGACGACGTGGACAACTTCGGCAACCGTGCCGACTACGTCAGCCCCTACCCGGACAAGACCCAGAGCCGCAACCGCCGTGGCGGCCAGGGCCAGGGTCAAGGCCAGAGCCAGGGCAGAAGCCAGGGTCAGGGCCAAGGCGCCGGTGCACGTGGCCAGGGTCAAGGCCAGGGCAAGAGCCGCAGCGGTGGCGGCGGTGCCGGCCAGGGCGCTGGCAACGGTCAGCGCCGTAGCGGTGGTGGCCAGGGCCAAGGTCGCAGCAATGGCGGCCAGGCCCGCCGTGACGAGCCCCGCGCCTCCCGCGGCCGCGAGGAGCCTGCCGTGCAGGAGCCGCGCAAGCCGCAGCCGAAGATCATCCACAAGGAATCCAAGGGTGATCGTTTCCCCACCGCGGAGCAGCTGGACCAACTGTCCAACAGCAACCGCCCCCGTGGTGAGAAGCCCGCGCTGCTGACTCGCAACCGCTGA
- a CDS encoding TPM domain-containing protein: MRARLVALLLSLACLCANADQPVPALKQRVTDLTATLDASQSAALDAQLAALEAEKGAQVAVLIVASTGADSIEAYATRVFEQWKLGRKGVDDGILLLVAKDDRALRIEVGYGLEGAVTDVQAARIIRERITPAFREGDFFGGIQAGTDALSGLVRGEPLPEPSAREPQPDTINLFSLCLFFAQFFIVPALVKRIPRPWARQHSGRRYFSCIGLVTVATLIYCLATGTALDLLLFFTLTAGFISLFVFIFILAPLSTWKVSSGSSSSSGYSSSSDSSSSSSSSGGGFSGGGGSSGGGGASGRW, from the coding sequence ATGCGCGCCCGCCTGGTTGCCCTGCTGCTGTCGCTGGCCTGCCTCTGCGCCAACGCCGACCAACCGGTACCCGCCCTCAAGCAGCGGGTCACCGACCTCACCGCCACCCTGGACGCCAGCCAGAGCGCCGCCCTCGACGCTCAGCTCGCGGCCCTGGAGGCGGAGAAAGGTGCACAGGTCGCCGTGCTGATCGTCGCCAGCACCGGTGCGGACAGCATCGAGGCCTATGCCACCCGTGTGTTCGAGCAATGGAAGCTGGGGCGCAAGGGCGTGGACGACGGCATCCTGCTGCTGGTGGCCAAGGACGACCGTGCGTTGCGCATCGAGGTGGGCTACGGCCTGGAAGGCGCGGTGACCGATGTGCAGGCCGCGCGCATCATCCGCGAGCGCATCACCCCGGCCTTCCGCGAGGGCGATTTCTTCGGCGGCATCCAGGCCGGCACCGATGCCCTCTCCGGCCTGGTACGTGGCGAACCGCTGCCGGAGCCCAGTGCACGGGAGCCCCAGCCGGACACCATCAACCTGTTCAGCCTGTGCCTGTTCTTCGCTCAGTTCTTCATCGTGCCGGCACTGGTGAAACGCATCCCCAGACCCTGGGCACGTCAACACAGTGGCCGTCGCTACTTTTCCTGCATCGGCCTGGTGACCGTCGCCACCTTGATCTACTGCCTGGCCACCGGCACGGCGCTCGACCTGCTGCTGTTCTTCACCCTCACGGCGGGCTTCATCAGCCTGTTCGTGTTCATTTTCATCCTCGCGCCGCTGTCCACCTGGAAGGTCAGCAGCGGCTCGAGCAGCTCGTCCGGCTACTCGTCGAGCAGCGACTCGAGCAGCTCGTCCAGCAGCTCCGGCGGAGGCTTCAGCGGGGGCGGCGGTTCCAGCGGCGGCGGCGGAGCCTCCGGGCGCTGGTAG